The Desulfovibrio desulfuricans DSM 642 DNA segment CGAGGTCATGCGCAATGCCGACACGCTCACCCAGGGCGTGCACATGCGTGATTTTGAGAGCAAGTTTGCCAGTTACCAGGGCGTTGCCCCAGGCAGCTGCTTTGTGACCATGAACGGCGTTTCGGCTCTGGAGCTTTCGGCCCAGCTGTGCCGCTTCAAGCCCGGCGATGAAGTGGTCATGCCTTCGCACACCTTTACGGCCTCCGCCTACCCCTACATTAAAAAAGGCGCCACAATGGCCTGGGCTGACGTTGACCTTCTGACCCGGGTCGTTACGGCCGAAAGCATCGAAAAAGCCATTACGCCCCGCACCAAGGCCGTTGTGGTGGTGCATCTGTACGGTTATGTGGCAGACATGGTCGGCATTGCCGCCCTGTGCAAAAAGCGTGGGCTTATCCTCATTGAAGACGCGGCCCAATCCATCGGTTCCGAGCTGAACGGCAAAAAGGCTGGCAGCTTCGGCGACATGGCCGTTTTTTCCTTCCATTCGCACAAAAATCTTACCACCCTTGGCGAGGGCGGCATGCTCTATGTGCGCGATCCCAAGCTGGCGGGCCTGGTGCCCACCCTGCGCCACAACGGGCATTGCGGCTATGATTTTGAGCGGCCCGACTACTGGAAGCCCGCCATGGGCAACGTTGATCTGCCCATGCTGGACGGGGAGCCACTGCAACCCAACAACTATTGTCTTGGCGAAGTGGAATGTGCGCTGGGGGCAAAGCTGCTTGAGCGTATCGACACCATCAATGACGAAAAGCGCGCCCGCGCCCTGCGCTTCATTGATGCGCTGGCGGACTTTCCCGAGCTGGAGTTCCACCGCGAGGACTCGCGCCGCCACAACTACCACCTGCTCGCTGCGCGCATGACCACGGGCACCAAAGCCCGCGACCGCTTTATACGCGCCATGTTCAACGAAAAAGGCGTGAAGTGCGTGGTGCAGTATATTCCGCTCGACCGTTACGATTACTACCGCCGTTTGGGCATGGGCAAGGCCGACTGCCCCAATGCCGACACATTCTTTGACGCCATGATTTCCTTCCCCTTCCAGCACTGGCTGACGGATGAGGAATTTGACTACATGCTGGCTTCCACCCGCGAGGTTCTGGCCAGCCTGCGCTAACGCGGTCTGTATTGCCCCGGACGGCATCGGCATTTGCGATGTTGTCCGGGGTTTGCTCACTGCGTCCTGTCCCTTCCGCACAGCAGAGAA contains these protein-coding regions:
- a CDS encoding DegT/DnrJ/EryC1/StrS family aminotransferase, which encodes MDLKVNFSGRAIRYTEEEIAVVVEVMRNADTLTQGVHMRDFESKFASYQGVAPGSCFVTMNGVSALELSAQLCRFKPGDEVVMPSHTFTASAYPYIKKGATMAWADVDLLTRVVTAESIEKAITPRTKAVVVVHLYGYVADMVGIAALCKKRGLILIEDAAQSIGSELNGKKAGSFGDMAVFSFHSHKNLTTLGEGGMLYVRDPKLAGLVPTLRHNGHCGYDFERPDYWKPAMGNVDLPMLDGEPLQPNNYCLGEVECALGAKLLERIDTINDEKRARALRFIDALADFPELEFHREDSRRHNYHLLAARMTTGTKARDRFIRAMFNEKGVKCVVQYIPLDRYDYYRRLGMGKADCPNADTFFDAMISFPFQHWLTDEEFDYMLASTREVLASLR